The Corvus hawaiiensis isolate bCorHaw1 chromosome 10, bCorHaw1.pri.cur, whole genome shotgun sequence genome includes a window with the following:
- the MFSD1 gene encoding major facilitator superfamily domain-containing protein 1 isoform X2, which yields MSWLSTSGSYFCYDNPAALQTQVQRDMKVNTAQFMALYAWYSWPNVVLCFFGGFLIDRVFGIRLGTIIFSIFVCVGQVVFALGALFNTFWLMEVGRFIFGIGGESLAVAQNTYAVSWFKGKELNLVFGLQLSMARIGSTVNMNIMGWIYSRVQDLLGYAGPSTLGLALLIGGVTCLFSLSCALILAYLDRRAEKLLCKEQGKTGEVIKLTDVKDFSLSLWLIFVICVCYYAAVFPFIGLGKVFFIEKFRFSPQEASAINSVVYIISAPMSPVFGLLVDKVGKNIIWVLCAVITTLASHIMLAFTFWNPWIAMCLLGVAYSLLACALWPMVAFVVPEHQLGTAYGFMQSIQNLGLAVIAIAAGMILDTRGYLFLEVFFSACVCLSLIAVVMLYFVNHLTGGDLNWSAKKRAKLQKAAASEAEEQERLRRQNEDDLAKLLPKADAFSLRNKYLSRLGAQLPAHYSSCLSTLAHRSVLK from the exons ATGTCTTGGCTCAGCACATCAG gcagctACTTCTGCTACGACAACCCGGCCGCTCTGCAGACGCAGGTTCAGCGG GACATGAAGGTGAACACAGCCCAGTTCATGGCACTCTATGCCTGGTACTCCTGGCCCAATGTGGTTCTGTGCTTCTTTGGAGGTTTCCTGATAGACAGAGTGTTTGGAATTCG gCTGGGCACTATAATATTCAGCATCTTTGTGTGTGTTGGGCAG GTGGTGTTTGCTCTGGGGGCACTGTTTAACACTTTCTGGCTGATGGAAGTGGGCAGATTCATATTTGG gaTAGGTGGTGagtccctggcagtggcccAGAACACGTATGCAGTGAGCTGGTTCAAGGGCAAGGAGTTAAACCTGGTGTTTGGATTGCAGCTCAGCATGGCCAGAATT GGGAGCACGGTGAACATGAATATCATGGGATGGATCTACTCCAGAGTTCAGGATCTCCTGGGCTATGCTGGCCCCAGCACCCTCGGCCTGGCTCTCCTGATAG GTGGTGTCACTTGTCTCTTCTCACTGAGCTGTGCTTTAATCCTGGCTTACCTGGACAGGAGAGCAGAAAAACTGCTTTGTAAAGAGCAAGGGAAAACAG GAGAAGTGATCAAGCTCACAGATGTGAAGGATTTCTCCCTGTCCTTGTGGCTCATCTTTGTCATCTGTGTCTGTTACTATGCAGCAGTTTTCCCTTTCATCGGCCTTGGGAA ggttttctttattgaaaaattcagattttcccCCCAGGAAGCCAGTGCAATTAACAG cGTTGTGTACATCATCTCagcccccatgtccccagtcTTCGGCCTTCTGGTGGATAAAGTTGGCAAGAACATCATCTGGGTTCTGTGTGCTGTCATCACCACGCTGGCCTCGCACATCATGCTGGCCTTTACCTTCTGGAACCCCTGGATAGCCATG tgccTGCTGGGAGTGGCCTATTCCCTGCTGGCCTGTGCCCTGTGGCCCATGGTGGCCTTTGTCGTCCCAGAACACCAGCTGGGAACTGCCTATGGCTT CATGCAGTCCATCCAGAACCTGGGCCTGGCAGTGATTGCCATAGCAGCTGGCATGATCCTGGACACCAGGGGATACCTGTTCCTGGAAGTCTTCTTCAGTGCCTGTGTTTGCT tgTCACTGATAGCTGTGGTCATGCTGTACTTTGTGAATCACCTCACAG GTGGTGATCTCAACTGGTCTGCAAAGAAAAGGGCAAAACTgcaaaaagctgctgcttctga agcagaagagcaggaGAGGCTCAGACGGCAGAACGAAGATGATTTGGCAAAATTGCTGCCAAAAGCTGATGCCTTTAGTTTAAGGAATAAATACCTGTCCAGACTTGGAGCTCAG ctcccagctcattACTCCTCCTGTTTATCGACCCTGGCCCACAGGAGTGTGTTGAAATAG
- the MFSD1 gene encoding major facilitator superfamily domain-containing protein 1 isoform X1, which produces MAEEERALLGGDGGDGGSPGPPRALPAACDPRRLPHRLLVLALMCFLGFGSYFCYDNPAALQTQVQRDMKVNTAQFMALYAWYSWPNVVLCFFGGFLIDRVFGIRLGTIIFSIFVCVGQVVFALGALFNTFWLMEVGRFIFGIGGESLAVAQNTYAVSWFKGKELNLVFGLQLSMARIGSTVNMNIMGWIYSRVQDLLGYAGPSTLGLALLIGGVTCLFSLSCALILAYLDRRAEKLLCKEQGKTGEVIKLTDVKDFSLSLWLIFVICVCYYAAVFPFIGLGKVFFIEKFRFSPQEASAINSVVYIISAPMSPVFGLLVDKVGKNIIWVLCAVITTLASHIMLAFTFWNPWIAMCLLGVAYSLLACALWPMVAFVVPEHQLGTAYGFMQSIQNLGLAVIAIAAGMILDTRGYLFLEVFFSACVCLSLIAVVMLYFVNHLTGGDLNWSAKKRAKLQKAAASEAEEQERLRRQNEDDLAKLLPKADAFSLRNKYLSRLGAQLPAHYSSCLSTLAHRSVLK; this is translated from the exons ATGGCGGAGGAGGAGCGGGCGCTGCTGGGCGGCGATGGCGGCGATGGCGGCTCCCCGgggcccccccgcgccctgcccGCCGCCTGCGacccccgccgcctcccgcaCCGCCTGCTCGTCCTGGCCCTCATGTGCTTCCTGGGATTCG gcagctACTTCTGCTACGACAACCCGGCCGCTCTGCAGACGCAGGTTCAGCGG GACATGAAGGTGAACACAGCCCAGTTCATGGCACTCTATGCCTGGTACTCCTGGCCCAATGTGGTTCTGTGCTTCTTTGGAGGTTTCCTGATAGACAGAGTGTTTGGAATTCG gCTGGGCACTATAATATTCAGCATCTTTGTGTGTGTTGGGCAG GTGGTGTTTGCTCTGGGGGCACTGTTTAACACTTTCTGGCTGATGGAAGTGGGCAGATTCATATTTGG gaTAGGTGGTGagtccctggcagtggcccAGAACACGTATGCAGTGAGCTGGTTCAAGGGCAAGGAGTTAAACCTGGTGTTTGGATTGCAGCTCAGCATGGCCAGAATT GGGAGCACGGTGAACATGAATATCATGGGATGGATCTACTCCAGAGTTCAGGATCTCCTGGGCTATGCTGGCCCCAGCACCCTCGGCCTGGCTCTCCTGATAG GTGGTGTCACTTGTCTCTTCTCACTGAGCTGTGCTTTAATCCTGGCTTACCTGGACAGGAGAGCAGAAAAACTGCTTTGTAAAGAGCAAGGGAAAACAG GAGAAGTGATCAAGCTCACAGATGTGAAGGATTTCTCCCTGTCCTTGTGGCTCATCTTTGTCATCTGTGTCTGTTACTATGCAGCAGTTTTCCCTTTCATCGGCCTTGGGAA ggttttctttattgaaaaattcagattttcccCCCAGGAAGCCAGTGCAATTAACAG cGTTGTGTACATCATCTCagcccccatgtccccagtcTTCGGCCTTCTGGTGGATAAAGTTGGCAAGAACATCATCTGGGTTCTGTGTGCTGTCATCACCACGCTGGCCTCGCACATCATGCTGGCCTTTACCTTCTGGAACCCCTGGATAGCCATG tgccTGCTGGGAGTGGCCTATTCCCTGCTGGCCTGTGCCCTGTGGCCCATGGTGGCCTTTGTCGTCCCAGAACACCAGCTGGGAACTGCCTATGGCTT CATGCAGTCCATCCAGAACCTGGGCCTGGCAGTGATTGCCATAGCAGCTGGCATGATCCTGGACACCAGGGGATACCTGTTCCTGGAAGTCTTCTTCAGTGCCTGTGTTTGCT tgTCACTGATAGCTGTGGTCATGCTGTACTTTGTGAATCACCTCACAG GTGGTGATCTCAACTGGTCTGCAAAGAAAAGGGCAAAACTgcaaaaagctgctgcttctga agcagaagagcaggaGAGGCTCAGACGGCAGAACGAAGATGATTTGGCAAAATTGCTGCCAAAAGCTGATGCCTTTAGTTTAAGGAATAAATACCTGTCCAGACTTGGAGCTCAG ctcccagctcattACTCCTCCTGTTTATCGACCCTGGCCCACAGGAGTGTGTTGAAATAG
- the MFSD1 gene encoding major facilitator superfamily domain-containing protein 1 isoform X3 — MAEEERALLGGDGGDGGSPGPPRALPAACDPRRLPHRLLVLALMCFLGFGSYFCYDNPAALQTQVQRDMKVNTAQFMALYAWYSWPNVVLCFFGGFLIDRVFGIRLGTIIFSIFVCVGQVVFALGALFNTFWLMEVGRFIFGIGGESLAVAQNTYAVSWFKGKELNLVFGLQLSMARIGSTVNMNIMGWIYSRVQDLLGYAGPSTLGLALLIGGVTCLFSLSCALILAYLDRRAEKLLCKEQGKTGEVIKLTDVKDFSLSLWLIFVICVCYYAAVFPFIGLGKVFFIEKFRFSPQEASAINSVVYIISAPMSPVFGLLVDKVGKNIIWVLCAVITTLASHIMLAFTFWNPWIAMCLLGVAYSLLACALWPMVAFVVPEHQLGTAYGFMQSIQNLGLAVIAIAAGMILDTRGYLFLEVFFSACVCLSLIAVVMLYFVNHLTGGDLNWSAKKRAKLQKAAASEKES; from the exons ATGGCGGAGGAGGAGCGGGCGCTGCTGGGCGGCGATGGCGGCGATGGCGGCTCCCCGgggcccccccgcgccctgcccGCCGCCTGCGacccccgccgcctcccgcaCCGCCTGCTCGTCCTGGCCCTCATGTGCTTCCTGGGATTCG gcagctACTTCTGCTACGACAACCCGGCCGCTCTGCAGACGCAGGTTCAGCGG GACATGAAGGTGAACACAGCCCAGTTCATGGCACTCTATGCCTGGTACTCCTGGCCCAATGTGGTTCTGTGCTTCTTTGGAGGTTTCCTGATAGACAGAGTGTTTGGAATTCG gCTGGGCACTATAATATTCAGCATCTTTGTGTGTGTTGGGCAG GTGGTGTTTGCTCTGGGGGCACTGTTTAACACTTTCTGGCTGATGGAAGTGGGCAGATTCATATTTGG gaTAGGTGGTGagtccctggcagtggcccAGAACACGTATGCAGTGAGCTGGTTCAAGGGCAAGGAGTTAAACCTGGTGTTTGGATTGCAGCTCAGCATGGCCAGAATT GGGAGCACGGTGAACATGAATATCATGGGATGGATCTACTCCAGAGTTCAGGATCTCCTGGGCTATGCTGGCCCCAGCACCCTCGGCCTGGCTCTCCTGATAG GTGGTGTCACTTGTCTCTTCTCACTGAGCTGTGCTTTAATCCTGGCTTACCTGGACAGGAGAGCAGAAAAACTGCTTTGTAAAGAGCAAGGGAAAACAG GAGAAGTGATCAAGCTCACAGATGTGAAGGATTTCTCCCTGTCCTTGTGGCTCATCTTTGTCATCTGTGTCTGTTACTATGCAGCAGTTTTCCCTTTCATCGGCCTTGGGAA ggttttctttattgaaaaattcagattttcccCCCAGGAAGCCAGTGCAATTAACAG cGTTGTGTACATCATCTCagcccccatgtccccagtcTTCGGCCTTCTGGTGGATAAAGTTGGCAAGAACATCATCTGGGTTCTGTGTGCTGTCATCACCACGCTGGCCTCGCACATCATGCTGGCCTTTACCTTCTGGAACCCCTGGATAGCCATG tgccTGCTGGGAGTGGCCTATTCCCTGCTGGCCTGTGCCCTGTGGCCCATGGTGGCCTTTGTCGTCCCAGAACACCAGCTGGGAACTGCCTATGGCTT CATGCAGTCCATCCAGAACCTGGGCCTGGCAGTGATTGCCATAGCAGCTGGCATGATCCTGGACACCAGGGGATACCTGTTCCTGGAAGTCTTCTTCAGTGCCTGTGTTTGCT tgTCACTGATAGCTGTGGTCATGCTGTACTTTGTGAATCACCTCACAG GTGGTGATCTCAACTGGTCTGCAAAGAAAAGGGCAAAACTgcaaaaagctgctgcttctga aaaggaaaGTTGA
- the MFSD1 gene encoding major facilitator superfamily domain-containing protein 1 isoform X4: MAEEERALLGGDGGDGGSPGPPRALPAACDPRRLPHRLLVLALMCFLGFGSYFCYDNPAALQTQVQRDMKVNTAQFMALYAWYSWPNVVLCFFGGFLIDRVFGIRLGTIIFSIFVCVGQVVFALGALFNTFWLMEVGRFIFGIGGESLAVAQNTYAVSWFKGKELNLVFGLQLSMARIGSTVNMNIMGWIYSRVQDLLGYAGPSTLGLALLIGGVTCLFSLSCALILAYLDRRAEKLLCKEQGKTGEVIKLTDVKDFSLSLWLIFVICVCYYAAVFPFIGLGKVFFIEKFRFSPQEASAINSVVYIISAPMSPVFGLLVDKVGKNIIWVLCAVITTLASHIMLAFTFWNPWIAMCLLGVAYSLLACALWPMVAFVVPEHQLGTAYGFMQSIQNLGLAVIAIAAGMILDTRGYLFLEVFFSACVCLSLIAVVMLYFVNHLTGGDLNWSAKKRAKLQKAAASE; the protein is encoded by the exons ATGGCGGAGGAGGAGCGGGCGCTGCTGGGCGGCGATGGCGGCGATGGCGGCTCCCCGgggcccccccgcgccctgcccGCCGCCTGCGacccccgccgcctcccgcaCCGCCTGCTCGTCCTGGCCCTCATGTGCTTCCTGGGATTCG gcagctACTTCTGCTACGACAACCCGGCCGCTCTGCAGACGCAGGTTCAGCGG GACATGAAGGTGAACACAGCCCAGTTCATGGCACTCTATGCCTGGTACTCCTGGCCCAATGTGGTTCTGTGCTTCTTTGGAGGTTTCCTGATAGACAGAGTGTTTGGAATTCG gCTGGGCACTATAATATTCAGCATCTTTGTGTGTGTTGGGCAG GTGGTGTTTGCTCTGGGGGCACTGTTTAACACTTTCTGGCTGATGGAAGTGGGCAGATTCATATTTGG gaTAGGTGGTGagtccctggcagtggcccAGAACACGTATGCAGTGAGCTGGTTCAAGGGCAAGGAGTTAAACCTGGTGTTTGGATTGCAGCTCAGCATGGCCAGAATT GGGAGCACGGTGAACATGAATATCATGGGATGGATCTACTCCAGAGTTCAGGATCTCCTGGGCTATGCTGGCCCCAGCACCCTCGGCCTGGCTCTCCTGATAG GTGGTGTCACTTGTCTCTTCTCACTGAGCTGTGCTTTAATCCTGGCTTACCTGGACAGGAGAGCAGAAAAACTGCTTTGTAAAGAGCAAGGGAAAACAG GAGAAGTGATCAAGCTCACAGATGTGAAGGATTTCTCCCTGTCCTTGTGGCTCATCTTTGTCATCTGTGTCTGTTACTATGCAGCAGTTTTCCCTTTCATCGGCCTTGGGAA ggttttctttattgaaaaattcagattttcccCCCAGGAAGCCAGTGCAATTAACAG cGTTGTGTACATCATCTCagcccccatgtccccagtcTTCGGCCTTCTGGTGGATAAAGTTGGCAAGAACATCATCTGGGTTCTGTGTGCTGTCATCACCACGCTGGCCTCGCACATCATGCTGGCCTTTACCTTCTGGAACCCCTGGATAGCCATG tgccTGCTGGGAGTGGCCTATTCCCTGCTGGCCTGTGCCCTGTGGCCCATGGTGGCCTTTGTCGTCCCAGAACACCAGCTGGGAACTGCCTATGGCTT CATGCAGTCCATCCAGAACCTGGGCCTGGCAGTGATTGCCATAGCAGCTGGCATGATCCTGGACACCAGGGGATACCTGTTCCTGGAAGTCTTCTTCAGTGCCTGTGTTTGCT tgTCACTGATAGCTGTGGTCATGCTGTACTTTGTGAATCACCTCACAG GTGGTGATCTCAACTGGTCTGCAAAGAAAAGGGCAAAACTgcaaaaagctgctgcttctgagtGA